Proteins encoded within one genomic window of Bacillus sp. F19:
- a CDS encoding DUF3986 family protein: MDILYDDKYHLHLGYYKNDFDYESIAYKRQSEDVWDIFFDFKQYGLKNTAQVNELTLEGFGTRIFSISGNDLNYDIGVQKFEKWLSIQKII; this comes from the coding sequence ATGGATATATTGTATGACGATAAATATCATCTGCATTTAGGTTATTACAAAAATGACTTTGATTATGAGTCTATAGCGTATAAAAGACAATCAGAGGATGTATGGGATATCTTCTTTGATTTTAAACAGTATGGACTAAAAAATACTGCCCAAGTAAATGAATTAACATTAGAGGGATTTGGAACAAGAATTTTTTCCATCAGCGGCAATGATCTTAACTATGATATTGGAGTACAAAAATTTGAGAAGTGGTTATCCATACAAAAAATAATTTAA
- a CDS encoding putative protein N(5)-glutamine methyltransferase, which yields MDCKTEKHIINRLQSAGCVFAEDETRLIISEARTPVDLNKMVEMRANGLPLEYVVGCTEFCGLRIEVDQGVFVPRKRTEFLVHQAEFLSCSGDIVVDLCCGSGAVGVALAAALGRVMLYSVDIDPVAVRCAERNVTIFDGHVFEGDLYKALPDSLKGHVNILVANVPYVPTKAIKLLPQEARLYEPMVALDGGEDGLDIQRRVAEEALLWLAPGGHLLIETSEMQTPQTIEIFDSVGLTTKVIRDEELDATVVIGSNFSYQGKEAVSSNHK from the coding sequence TTGGACTGTAAAACGGAAAAACATATTATTAACAGACTTCAAAGCGCCGGTTGTGTTTTCGCAGAAGATGAGACCCGGTTAATTATCTCAGAGGCACGGACTCCAGTGGACCTCAATAAAATGGTGGAAATGCGAGCCAACGGTTTACCTCTTGAATACGTTGTTGGATGCACAGAGTTCTGTGGTCTGCGGATAGAAGTGGATCAGGGCGTTTTCGTTCCACGCAAACGTACCGAGTTTCTTGTTCACCAGGCAGAATTCCTGTCATGTTCTGGTGATATCGTTGTTGACCTATGTTGTGGGTCAGGTGCTGTGGGTGTAGCACTGGCCGCAGCTTTGGGACGGGTTATGTTGTACTCTGTTGATATTGACCCTGTCGCAGTACGATGTGCTGAACGCAACGTAACGATTTTCGATGGTCACGTTTTTGAAGGTGACCTGTATAAGGCCTTACCCGACTCACTTAAAGGCCATGTGAACATCCTAGTTGCAAATGTACCTTACGTTCCCACCAAGGCAATCAAACTACTTCCCCAGGAGGCTCGCCTATATGAACCGATGGTGGCGCTTGACGGAGGAGAGGATGGACTTGACATTCAGCGAAGAGTAGCAGAAGAAGCATTACTTTGGCTAGCACCGGGAGGACATCTTTTGATAGAAACGAGCGAAATGCAGACACCCCAAACGATTGAAATCTTTGATAGTGTTGGGCTGACTACGAAAGTGATCAGAGACGAGGAACTGGATGCTACTGTCGTTATCGGATCAAATTTTAGCTATCAAGGTAAAGAAGCAGTTAGTTCTAATCACAAATAA
- a CDS encoding YkgJ family cysteine cluster protein translates to MDTLPCQGCKGLCCGPVPVSESEVKIIKKKIKSMPTKLRLELENQKRYYGTCIFYDLNKDRCGIHSVRPEICRMFGYYKELVCFRKPELATKSINQFGEEKHAGILTLDFTWDDFR, encoded by the coding sequence ATGGATACATTACCATGTCAAGGTTGTAAAGGGTTGTGTTGCGGTCCTGTTCCTGTCAGTGAAAGCGAAGTTAAGATCATAAAAAAGAAAATAAAATCAATGCCTACTAAATTACGATTAGAGCTAGAGAATCAAAAGAGATATTATGGAACATGTATTTTCTATGATCTAAATAAAGATAGATGTGGTATACATTCCGTTAGACCAGAAATTTGTCGTATGTTTGGATATTACAAAGAATTAGTTTGTTTTCGAAAGCCAGAGTTAGCAACAAAAAGCATAAATCAATTTGGTGAAGAAAAACATGCTGGAATTTTAACGCTAGATTTTACCTGGGATGACTTTAGATAA